Part of the Octopus sinensis linkage group LG10, ASM634580v1, whole genome shotgun sequence genome is shown below.
GAATGActtgccacaaatatcacagtgatatggcttctcccctgtatgaatacgtttgtgtttcgtTAAAGCAtgattttgtgagaatgatttaccacagatattacagtaatatggtttttctccagtatgaacacgtttgtgagtaACTAAGTTACCTTTCTGAGAGAATgatataccacagatatcacaatggtatgatGCTTTTGCTATCTCTTTTGGCATCTctccagtaaaaaaaataaaataaaataaatcaatcttTTAAGTTCCTCTCATAAATCATTTTtctatacttttacttttttcaccACAATACAaggatatttttcttcattttacttttatattttgacCAGTACAAATATTTCTGCTGATATACTTCCATCAACTGATATCTTTGTCAATATCTGAAGACACTGTGATTTCCTTTGTAAAGTTTTCTCAAGTTTCATTAGAATCTCAAATCATCTATTACTTTTTCAGGCAGCAAAAGTTGGGAAATTTTGCTTTTAATGTCAGTTCAAGTAAATATTCTACAGGAATTCTACCatgaatttaaataaacaaagttGCTTAAGTTTGGTATAGCATCTTCCTTAAGCCTTTCCATAATAATATGCCAACTTCATTTGGTATTctgaaatagtaaaataaaaacagaatatgATACAGAGgatacttaaaaaataaaaagataatagtGTAAGTCTTACTATCTTTCTATTCTGATAAACTGTAGGTATATAATTTCACCTAACCAATTGAATCCTATTCatcaatttattataaaaattacatCATACAGCCATGTGCGAAGTCTACATATACTTGTAAATTATAGCCATAGCTTCAGATTGTTTAACATTATATAAGTTAAACTACTAAATAAGAAATGATAATTATCTGTGCATATTCAGAAACATCATTTGCCtttgtgtttttgcttttgttaaatcCAAGGTGAAGACCATCACTTCTCATGCGCATTATATATCAAGGACTCCATTttcttgtgtctctctctcttttaagtaGATGAAGACAGACACAAAACACTCAGGTATTGGATACAGTTCATTATCACCATGATTgtcttaacatccacttttctatacttgcgtagatcaaacagaatttgttgaggcaggttttctacagacAGATATCCTTCCACTCACTAACtcccctgtttccaagtaaggtaatatttcctcatggccaaacatgtttttcagGGAAGACTGGAAAAAACAACATTACTTGCATGATAGTGaggtttgtttacaaccatcatgtgatgtcaagacatacacgcatgtatatatgtaaatatgaaagtttcgccctttatatatatatatatatatatatatatatatatatatatatatatataatatatatatatatatttgtaaaaaatgaagttcgaaaatgctgctgtattatacaatttttaatttttatatatacattataacatgtttcagttcctgaaatgaaccttatcaaaaaaagttatatataaaaaaagacagctcatgccgtcaaacagaagaaattcatttataatacacaacggagtcagacatcttagagttcatgtatagttgatatatagttcatgtatagtttgaagtatatgttcaaagtgttcgatgcagtggcccacggtggcgatacgtattcaatacaaaaaacagatcaaagtggtggaaagcggtcaatacagaagattgatgtttccgaaagagcgaggaattcatttttaccttaagcaattgtgatgacccatggtggatgttcgctgggtggttctagtgagtttttgtgaagtgctcggttttataatgcctgttaggtggtcaatccagcgtagcgtgacgtcatcaacgttttgaccaatcgtttcgttaggtggctttagtcaagtagaacgggacgtcatccagattctgcccaatcacgacttatagctacattagatctgccccctgtctgtacttgttaggtgactagtcaagcagaatatatatatatatatatatatatatatatatatatatatattgtatagaaaataaaagaatgtctcAAATGCAGGAAGGCTCTGATGATGGCTTAGAAAATTGGGTAAATACTCAACTTATAATTGTCCATTTCATCGCACACTTCATAATTTAAAAGATTCTAATACCATCACAAGTTGTGTGGTAAACGAAGCAACAAATCTAGTCTTAATTAACatcttacatatatttgtttatttttgtctcgTGCAGGAGGTGAAAAAATAGTATGTAAAATTAAATTTGCTGACTATAAACCGAAGAAAAATTGGATGATCAAAGCTACTAAAATGCAAATGAAACTCTAGGGAATAATCTGCATTATTACATACATTGTTGTAGCTGTGAATATACAAAAGCCATGTATATTTCGTCGTTTCGGTGTTTtactaaataaaattttactGTCGCTATCGAAAATAAATTACGTCGCTTTTCTCTAATTTTCTACCAGAACATCTGGtgatgaaaataatttaaatgttttgTGTCCAtggtttaaataatataaatatttacctacATCATCATTCAGTCATTAGTAATCGGCAAGTACGGTAAAGGCTATTATATGATTCTAgttgtcatattattatacaATCAACCAAAAAAGCAATTGCTGATTAAAGGCTCTCCTTGtatttctccaaaatttcaatATTGTGTTTCCCAAATCTAAACAATACTTGTCgtcctttatttcttttgctgTCTCTTAGAATGCAGTCTTAGTTTTCGCTCACTTATTATCACTTATTCCCTACACGCCTCCAGCACAATTtctggtactatttaagaagtgtggtcccggtgcgcgtatgCAAATTAATAGATGGTTGGCGATGCTTCGGTATATGTACCGGTGTACATttcaaaaaagtgctttttttataTAAGGGGATTTAAGGTTAGaattagggtttgtgttagggttaggggtgggagaaaagggtttctgttttcttcagaaatgtaaacaaagtcacgtgtgtacatataccgaagcatcgccacataccctaccccccccccccatatatgaAAAAAACCCCACTTTTTTGAAATATACCGCTACTTCCGGAAGTACACCGGTACATATACGGAAGCATCgccagatgtttttttttaaattaaaatttttttacacaaagtaaattatttttttggCGTAACCTCGCCGCTATATGTACCGGTGTAAGTACCggaatacatttcaagaaagtgttttttttatatatggggaattagggttagggttagaggtgggagaAAAGAGTTTctgttttcttcagaaatgtaaacaaagtcacgtgtgtacctataccgaagatcgccattttttttaaaacaaagtaaggcaatctttcgttttaactcgtaataatgtaaacactgaatcggtcATTTCCGTGACCACATGTTCTCTTGCCAATTATCAATTGGGAAGCTAATgggttgtgcgtgtgtgcttattcttgtttgttcctctgtgtgttatttctatattccacaattaataaatacaaaaaaaacaaaacagaacagacacacataaacagaagaacaagcaagcacgcacgcacacacagaggaacaagcaAAAGgtagaaagaaatacaaagaccTTACCCGTTGACCTAGGCGGGATGAGTGATCAGTGTCTAGAAAAGCCACGCCCTTGCACGCTGCCGTCTTTCGTCCAACTGCTCGCTTGTGCTTTTTGCCCACGCATACCCCCGTGGCTCTTCCGCTGGACCCCGGAGTCTTCACTTTCGTTTACCTCATCTGCAATTCTCTCCACCAACACCAaatagctcatcacagcccataacaccatAAACACCACACGGGATCATTAGCTTTTGgccgacagatttttaaaattattttttgtatctaaacactttcaaacttcagacaaacATCATCCCCTTCGAAATAGTTACCTTACGCAgcaatatatcttcatatatcctTTTGATTTCATAAACCTTTAATTTGTCAAACTTTTTTGCCTCCACCATATGTCACGTAAAGATTCTATCTAAAATACAAAGGATCTAcctctgttatttttatttttccaagaaTTTCTTcagattcctatgttttcaataACGGTGATTACGATTTGGCCCTATCAAGAAGCTGTATTTTTTATTAGGTACATTTAACGTATGTCACCGGTATCATATTGCCAATGACACCGCCTACTTCGTACTCTTATAGTATGAAATAGCATTGAAAAAAATGCTGTTATCGCATCAGTAATTTATTAATCTTTATAACTTCAACTgatctgtgtatatttgtgtagcgACTATCTCATGTTAGGATGAACTCTAACATTTAGGAATAACCTACACGTTTCAAAGTCGGTGTTCCACTCTTTTATGATTTCATCCGAAACAGCTTTAATGGGACAAAGAAAATTGGATTTAAACTGTCAACAATTAAGCGATTAGCTTTCCTGGTCCTTATCTCTCTTAAAATTAAACTAGAAATTTCTTTTTCGATTACAAGATGTTCATCTCTTTGGGAGGACCCATTCCGCAACGAGCGTTCTGgtggtaaaatagtaaaaaaaaatatctaaacctAATTTTTTTCACACATGTTAACAGAGTCCCATGATATGGAAGAAAAAAACTGAAccataattgattatatatattcagacatctCTTGGATCTTAAGCGGATATAAATATGGAAGATGTTAATCACACAACTGTTTCTACCAGTGTAGATACAGTTATACAGATAAACAGCGATGAAAAACCTTTACGTAGTGCAACATTTACTAAACAGAGAACATTATGCAGAAATACTCCTGAATATCGCCTTGAGATTTGTAAAAAAGTGTTCTCTTCAGAACATGAAACCTTTACTCACAACGAAATTCATAACAGAgaaaaaccttatcactgtgaaatatgtggaaaatcttTTCTATATAACAGTAATTTAACCAGTCACAAAAGGGTACACTCTGGAGAGAAACCTTTCCACTGTGGGACATGCGGGAGATCCTTTGTCCAGAATAGTAATTTAACAACTCACAAACGAATACATACTGGCGAAAGACCTTATTCctgtgaaatatgtggaaaatcttTTGCTAATAATAGTGATTTAACCCGGCACAAAAAAATACACACGGGGGAAAAACCTTATAATTGTGAAATATGCAGAAAATCATTTACCACTAACAGTAAGTTAACAGCACACGTACGAATACACACGGGAGAAAAACTACACCGTTGTGAAATATGTGGGAAGTTTTTTGCTAAGAATTCGAATCTTGTTATCCATAAACGTAGACACACCGGAGAAAAGCCTTACAACTGTGAAACGTGTGCGAAATCGTTCATTACTAACGATCTTTTAAAAACACACAGAAGGATTCACACGGGAGAAAATCCGTTTAGCTGTGAAATATGCGGGAAATCATTTACTGTTAAATCTAGTCTTGTGCTTCACAAAAGATTACACACGGGAGAAAAACCGTACCGCTGTGAAGTGTGtgggaaatctttcgtcacgaATTCCAAGCTTACATTGCACATACGCTGTCACACGGGAGAACAGCCGTATCGCTGTGAAATATGCGGGAGATCTTTTATCTCGAATTCTAAGCTTACAGTTCACACTCGTAGTCACACCGGGGAACAACTACAGTGCTGTGAAACCTGTGGGAAATCTTTTATCAGCAGTAGCGATTTAACAAGACACAAACGAATACACACGGGTGAAAAGCCATATTATTGTGAAATATGTAGGAAATTTTTTGTCTCTAGTAGTTATTTAGCAACTCACAGAAgaattcatacgggagagaaacctttTGGGTGTGAAATATGTGGGAAATCCTTTGTGACAAATGGTCTCCTAAAAACACACAGAGTAACACACACTGGGGACAAAGCATATCATTGTGAGATATGTGGGAAAACTTTTATATCGAATGGTCTCTTGCAAATACATAAACGAACACATACTGGGGAGAAACCGTTCCACTGTGGGATGTGTGTGAAATCGTTTAGTACCAATGGTCAGTTGACAACACATAAAAGAATGCActcaggagaaaaaccataccaGTGTGAAATATGTGGAAAGTCTTTTGTTAATAAATCAAATCTTGTTATCCACATACGTagtcatactggagaaaaaccattccGTTGTGAAATATGTGAGAAATCATTTGTTTCTAATGGTtacttaaaaacacacaaaaaaatacatactaGAGCGGAACCTTTTAACTGTGAAATGTGAAAAAACTTTCTCTTACAAATCTGAATTTATAGTCCGTCAAGTATGCATTGGAGACCATCTtggtgaaatatttttgaaatcattCCCTTCAAATTTTCATCTTGTAGTCTATAAATATGCTTTCATTTGAGAGAAACTCTTTCACTAAAATGCTTAAATTCTTATTTGTGAATTTATTAACTTCTAGTTAATAAATGAACAcattcaaaataaagaaaaaaagagctaTATTAATGTGAAATATATGGGGAATATTTCAGTGTGAAATAAATCTTCTCTTGTAATCCACAGTTGAATACATATTGGGCAGAAAATATAACTTTTATCAGTGTGAAATATGAGTAACCAGTTTCTCACAGCTGGAAGTAGAGTGGAGGGAAAAATTATCAGCTGGTAATCATTCTTGTCATATAATCCACAACTGCACCCTGAAGAAAGGCCTATTCATGTTATAAGTGATTCGCCATAAGCTCATTAATTATTAGTAGTAACACAAAGTAATAAAATCTTGCAAATGTGAAGAACTATTCTCATTCACCAgccacatatgtaaatataaacgaGGAAAATACTGAGATGACTTTTTGAAATATTCTCTACATAGAAGTAAAAAGGCAAAAAATGaatgattttatgtataattttattactAAAATTTGTGACAAAACattcacatttatgtataaactagtagtatagcccagcattgctcgggtttgttttcttttcaaccctttagaattgaaatttttgaaaagtaaaaattttgcattatgtagcttgttatactctttaagtgaacatttttctggttgaaatacaccaaaaaatcgtaaataatagggattttcatagaaaaaaagcacctttttgatgtaaataatttttggtgttaacatggtccgatttgagctagccttctatcatactctcaattttcgtcaacttgtgccgcagggtctcggaggagatagtgttagttgaaggctaccaaacctgccacacacagacaacttcagctttatatataaagattaaaaaatcttatatttattgGATATCTTCATGGCAGttgaattgaattttttttaaaatttgattcaaTGATGAAAacactataataaaatattaaagaaaataatcgTCATATATAACTTACACAATTATACAGATAGTCCCACATATTTCACAATGATAGTCCTGCATCTTGATACATTTGATGCTGTTAGAGCATTCTAGCAGCTTGGTTTTTGTAATGGAGGTCGTATTGCTTTATTAATTAGGTTAAATTCAGTGGGTCCACAGACAACTTGATATTTTCATTAGTTCCATGGAGATAGCCTATTaacacattttctgtttactGCTTTGCTTCTGATAAGGTCAAGTCTACATGCATCATTACTGAATTAATAAGCATCTGCAAGATGGAAATATCACAGGTAAAAATTTGATACCAATTCCTAATTGCAAGCTATGATAGCAAGTGAATTGCAGTAGTAAGTGAGAGAAAGATTCATCTCTGCTGTACTAGTAAGAAAGGGTTTCtcagagtgaagggcagattgtatgatggttGTGTATGGAATGTGATACTGCAGGGTAGTGAGGTATATCCCATAAttgtaaaaaatttgaaaagattagaaatgaatgaagTGAGCATGCTCTACTGGATGTATAATATTGAAACAACATAAATGAGCTAAGAGAAGGGACTAAATGTAAGAGGAATCAGACATGTGTgagaagtggaggaatgaaaacagactagagatatgtaaggatattgtatttgcagttccattattgtatatgtataacatataatgctttacatataaaaatatataaagaaaccagtaattattaaaacaaacatacaggaatataaatttactggtatctttatatatcaatatatttttatatgatatatatgtatgtatattcttgtaattgtcattttagtaaataaataagttgacataatataatgtctaaaagttgatgaaccacctattgatcccctccattttcttattgctctctctctctctatatatatatatatatacacatgctggtGCTAAGGTGATTTTTGTGAACTCTAAcctaatatacacacacctctTTCAATATATGAATGTGAGATGTGTTAGCTCATGCTGATAAGGTCATGGATTCAATTCCTGGTctaggtggtgcattgtgtccttgggcagTACACTTAATTTCTtgttactccagtctactcagctgaaaatgtgtACCAGCCAAATGCTAATGCAACTCCCTCTCTTTGGAACTcacacacaaggtacaggaaacttatatatacaccattctgcttaaataatggaactgcaaatacaatatccttacaTATCTCTTGTCTGTTTTCATatctctataataactattgcttaaacattttcttgcaccatctctgatgatgggatatattaaatatccttgaaacagctgtaagatcttttcattgtaaatgttctgaaaactattcacagctttggattttttaaatctcattctgttaatttatatatatagctgtcaTATCTCTAATGTTCCACATGTTGAGGGTGAGTAGATTGAAAGAGTAATTATTTCGGCATTGGAACCTAAAACAATTATTGATAGTATGGTACTTACTATTAAATTATACTTGCTTGCATGAGACAGCTATGCATGCATGgcattacatttgtgtgtgtatgtgtgtacacattctcttttctttctggGAAAACAAAGCATCAGAATGCAGGACTTGGCATCAGTCCTGCTCCTCTTCAGTTCAAAGGTttgagcaaagttgacttcaactTTGTGCAAGCATGAAGGCACGCTGGCAAAATGCTGCTCCTCTAAATGAAAAACCTTACCTGTAATTGTGGCATGAGGCAAAGCAATCCTTGCTGTCCACTCAAGAAAATAcatagtaaatgatccacaagTACTTGAGCAAACCAAGTCCTCAACTTGTTCACTTTACCAAAAgatttgcaaggcaccagcaggcctcaagagaTACGGTCATGTCCATAGGATATGTTTTGATTTCGTCaaattgctgctatttctaggaattTGAACCACTTCATAGAAGTACCtatgattattattcttatactttgcaatagtctttactcttttaattaatCCAACATCAATCAACTGGAGACATGCTGAGCATCTgcaatacacatatatctacacttcATATATTGTCAGTTTTCTTAATGTGAATACTTAAAATTGAGTTTATGAGTAATATTTAATCACACAGTTATTAATCAGTTATGAAATAACAAAACCACACCACTCTATCTAGTAGATAAAAGCATTACCAACACTCTTAATACAACACCTGCCTGATGCAGACCCTGAATTTAGGTTATAAAACTGCTTCAGAAAATCTTGATTGAATATGCAAGTATTGTAAGTTTGAATaaaatgctttaaccctttcattactgtatttattttgagaagctttgtgtttctttcaattactttaaatataacaaagaatttagtaaaataacttggttatcattcagatagtgttaggaacataaattgtgactaaggtttggtggtagattttaattcataacttatgaaaacaagacatttgtactcagagccagagccagtttcagccgggttggtaacaaaagggttaaccccttagcattcaccTCACCCTGTCAAAAGTAAAACTTATTTATCCAGTCTTAACCATGCATTATTTTAACTGAGAGATTGTATGAGGTGACTTTTTTTGAATGATAATGCAGGGCTGGTGCAAGGGACCAGAtcttttaaaaaatccttttatatttttataattaagcattataagaaattgaaaaaaaaaaattctgaaaatattttgtgtattgtaaaagtataagcaatttattgcacataaattttaactatgGAATCTTATTTGGACCCCCAAGGGCCCTATGGACCCTTGCTGAGAACCGCCAGTGTAaatgataaaacaatatacaacagATATGATATTATAAACTTAGTTAATCATTATCTTCACACTTATGTCTAGTGAAAGAAACATCAGTTTGATTTAAGATTTTCAGCTATTGGGTGAGCAGTGCAATTGTTGACAAACGATACTGCTTGCCTCTTTGTCTGGGTCATCTCTTTCTCACATGTAGTAAATATCCCTCCAGTTATCCAGGCACTCTTGCTGTTTTTTGTAAGTCACTGGAAGTTTATTCTCATAGATGTGTTTAGGGTCATGACTTTTCCTAACCAGTAGCTATTTTTTTGTCACTTCCTGAGATGTTAGAGGCCTCCATAATTACCAATGCTTGGCCAACAATAACTTCCACACACTTTGACTCCAACAACATATGTCATGGACATGAGATCATTATAAAAACAGAAGCTTCCAGAATCACTTTATTCACAGCAAAGCAAAAATATCCAGTTCAAATAACTAAACATTAACTACAAATGCAGTTAATGCTAATTTTATATAGATCTGATGTGAAGTTATTAGTGCTTTGAAAAAGGATACAATTATCTATTATACAGCCATACAGTATCAACTGTACTTGGACAGTAATGCTGTACTAAGTTAACTAAGCCTTCACTCAATAGGCTTTGTGACATCTGGAGATATTCGTTTCTCATTACAAAATACATCTATAGGCACATACATGGCTGTGGttaaaagtttgcttcacaactacatgatttcaggttcagtcccactgcatggcatcttgggcaagtatcttctactacacccttggctgattaaagccttgagtggatttagtagacgaaaactgaaagaagttcatcatacatatatatgtgtgtgtgtgtgtatatgtatggtactatctccttgccttgacattccaatcttctgtgaaaacatgtcttgtcatggggaaatatttccttacttggaaacagggaaGGCAAAGGCCATCCAGTtacagaaaatctacctcaacaaatctGTTTGAttcttgcaagcatggaaaagtaggaagttaaaatgatgatgatcttagcCAAAATTTATCAGGCCAGAGTGACTGAAAGATGGGAGATTAGAAGTAAGTTCAGAAATGTAATTTTCTGGTAGACTGAACTCTGCAAAAACTGTAGTGGTGGTCACAAGGAAGAGAAACAGACCACAGGTGATGAAGGATGTAGTTGTTTCCAGCTTACTTTTAAGGCAATAGTGATAGTATAGCAGAATCAAGAGATTTATGAAAACAGAGAAGATTTCTTGTTCCTATAGACTGAAATAGATACCCATAAAAAGAACAAGCTttaaaagtttggtgaagattggaaacaaaaatGTTAAGCAACAGACATACAAGAATTTAGACACCCATTGATGTATTGCTGAGACTGTCTTCATGAAATAACATTGCTTGGTATAATCATTGATCCTCATCTGACTGGAATAAGCAAGAATAGTAATATTAGTTTCATatattgtcacaaggccagcaattctagggGAAGGGCCAAGTCAACTATATCAAcctcagtaatcaactggtatttactttatcaaccctgaaaggatgagaggcaaagtcaaccttggcagaatttgaactcataacataaagacagataaaatgctgctaagcattttgactggcatgttaatgatcctgctagcttgctgccttagtaaGAATAATATTACATAGAATATTTTTCCACCATAGTCAACTTGGCTTTCTATTCACCTGAGATTTAAGTACCAATAGTGTATTATGGTTATTGTTTACCCCTTCCCTAAATATTTGGTATTTCATTAATTTCTACCAATAATGCAAATCTTCTCCATTGTTTTAACATGACAATAAAACTGACTTAATTATTTTATCTAGGTACAATATATTTGACCTCAGTACAATTTCATAATATTAGTTTCACCCTAACATAgttaagtgcaggagtggctgtgtggtaagtagcttgcttaccaaccacatagttatgggttcagtcccactgcgtggcaccttgggcaagtggatttgtcatatatgtgtctgtgtttatcccccccaacattgcttgacaactgatgctggtgtaacttagaataagtactaggcttccaaagaataagtcctggggtcggtttgcttgactaaaggcggtgctccagcatggctgcaatcaaatgactgaaacaagtaaaagagtaagtcctTCACTTTGTTTACACTTGTAGAGATTAGGATATGCATTTACttaaaaatgttttcattatgTATCCATGTTGGTTATTTGTATTAGTTTAGGCAGTGTTGGTGGAGGGATTTAAGTTGATATGGATGATGTTTGAGTGCTGAAAATCAAAGAGATTTGAAGAGGTAGTAGCAAGCTAATGTACAAGATAAAAAGAGGGTAGGAACAAAACCAAACCTTCAGATTCACAAGAGTTGATGTTGCAGGAGAGAAAACCAAGTGCACACCGGGTTTTTCTCTGAACTTTCTGTGCACACTACCATTTTGAAATTACTTGATCttacaagatatttataatctaaAAGAGATGACTGAAGGACTAGGGACCTCTGGCAAGTGATATACAAAAGCAGGTAGCAATATACATGTCGTGAGTAGATATGGTCCTCCAAAATCTGTACTGTTGGCAACTGGAAAAAGAGTGAAGGGCTTGGGGAATCTAATTATTTGTAACAGTTTGCATCATATTCAGATATCAGAACAACAACAGACCGATAGTTATTTAGGTCAAAGACATTGCCTTTCTTGAGAATGGGACATACTGTTGCCTGTTTCTATGACCACAAAGAAAGAAGAGTTTACTGAAGTTAAGAGGCTAGACTGGAATGGATAGTTTGAAGGTAATGGAAGAATGGCTTCTAGAGCAGGTGTTTTCATgcttggcatgtatgtatacctggCTGAAAgggaaagtttttttaaagaacaCATGCCTTGTGGAGTTAAAAGAAAATGTGGAAAGTTACTCCAAGAGGGAAATGCTTACAAATAGT
Proteins encoded:
- the LOC115216210 gene encoding zinc finger protein 845-like; amino-acid sequence: MEDVNHTTVSTSVDTVIQINSDEKPLRSATFTKQRTLCRNTPEYRLEICKKVFSSEHETFTHNEIHNREKPYHCEICGKSFLYNSNLTSHKRVHSGEKPFHCGTCGRSFVQNSNLTTHKRIHTGERPYSCEICGKSFANNSDLTRHKKIHTGEKPYNCEICRKSFTTNSKLTAHVRIHTGEKLHRCEICGKFFAKNSNLVIHKRRHTGEKPYNCETCAKSFITNDLLKTHRRIHTGENPFSCEICGKSFTVKSSLVLHKRLHTGEKPYRCEVCGKSFVTNSKLTLHIRCHTGEQPYRCEICGRSFISNSKLTVHTRSHTGEQLQCCETCGKSFISSSDLTRHKRIHTGEKPYYCEICRKFFVSSSYLATHRRIHTGEKPFGCEICGKSFVTNGLLKTHRVTHTGDKAYHCEICGKTFISNGLLQIHKRTHTGEKPFHCGMCVKSFSTNGQLTTHKRMHSGEKPYQCEICGKSFVNKSNLVIHIRSHTGEKPFRCEICEKSFVSNGYLKTHKKIHTRAEPFNCEM